In one Pasteuria penetrans genomic region, the following are encoded:
- a CDS encoding cytidine deaminase: MGEEPISLYGMNWSEAIGKRLVVAAEEAKVQAYAPYSGLSLGAALWLGEDTIVAGCNVENVSYGLSLCAERAAVARAVVGKAVFPIRGVVVVTDREDPILPCGACRQVLLEFGQPTTMVQGRGAKGNCITLSLGDLLSHAFSRTSLA; this comes from the coding sequence ATGGGGGAAGAGCCTATCTCACTCTATGGGATGAATTGGTCGGAGGCGATAGGGAAGCGTTTGGTAGTTGCTGCGGAGGAAGCAAAGGTCCAGGCCTATGCTCCCTATTCTGGCCTATCGCTTGGGGCGGCTCTTTGGTTGGGGGAAGACACTATTGTAGCGGGTTGTAATGTAGAAAATGTTTCCTATGGGCTGAGCCTTTGTGCCGAGCGAGCCGCTGTTGCGAGGGCTGTGGTAGGAAAGGCGGTATTTCCTATTCGCGGTGTTGTGGTCGTGACCGATAGGGAAGACCCTATTCTCCCCTGTGGCGCTTGTCGCCAGGTTCTGTTAGAGTTTGGTCAGCCGACTACGATGGTACAAGGGAGGGGGGCTAAGGGTAATTGCATTACCCTTAGCCTGGGGGATTTGTTGTCCCATGCGTTTTCCCGTACCTCCCTTGCCTGA